The sequence TCTGGCGCGCCGCCTGATCGGCGCCTATCCCCACGAACTGGACGGCGGCCGCCGCCAGCGTATCGGCATCGCCCGCTCGCTGGCGCTCGATCCCGAGTTCATCGTCCTCGACGAACCCGTTTCCGCCCTCGACGTGTGCATCCAGGCGCAGGTGCTCAACCTGCTCAACCAGCTGCAGAAGGAGAACAACTACACCTACGTGTTCATCTCCCACAATCTCAGCGTGGTCAAACACCTGTCCGACCGCATCGCCGTCATGTACCTGGGCAAGATCGTGGAGCTGACGGACTACAGGACGACCTTCAAGAAGCCGCTGCACCCCTACACGCAGGCGCTGCTGTCGGCCATTCCCATCCCCAAGGTGGGACAGAAGCGCGACCGCATCATCCTCGAAGGCGACGTCCCCAGCCCCGTCAATCCGCCCAAGGGCTGCCGCTTCGCGGGCCGCTGCCGTTTCGCCCAAGACGTCTGCCGCCAGCAGTCGCCCGAGCTGAACGAGTACGAGCCGAACCATTTCGTGGCCTGCCATTTCACCGGCAAGATCCAGTACGCCCGTTAAATACGTTCCGACAAAGGGCCTGTGACGCGCACAGGCCCTTTTTTGATGACGCCGTTTTTTTGCGGTAGAATAGTTCCGCGCCGCCAATTTTTCGCTGATCTTTCGAAGGAGGATCTTTATATGTCTTCACTGGTTGATCGTTTTATCCGTTACGTCAAAATCAACACGCAGTCGGCCGAAGGGCAGAATTGCGTGCCCAGCACGCCCTGCCAGCACGATCTGGCCAAAGCTCTCGGCGAAGAGCTGCGTTCGTTCGGCCTCGGCGACGTGACGGTCACCGAAAACGCGTACGTCTGCGCGGTCCTGCCCGCCAACTGCGAAGGCGCGCCCGCCATCGGCTTTTGCGCCCACATCGACACGGCCCTCGAAGTGACCGGCAAGGACGTCAAGCCCCGCCTCGTCGAAAACTACGACGGCGGCGACGTCGTGCTCAACGCCGCGGAAAACGTGGTGCTGTCGCCGAAAACCTTCCCCGAGCTGAACGACCACAAAGGCGAAACGCTGATCGTCACCGACGGCACGACGCTGCTCGGCGCCGACGACAAAGCCGGCGTCGCCGAGATCATGACCGCCGTCGAATACATGACGCGGCATCCCGAATTCAAGCACGGCAAGATCGTGG is a genomic window of Pyramidobacter piscolens W5455 containing:
- a CDS encoding ABC transporter ATP-binding protein, whose protein sequence is MTEQLNTQPMVVVNHLKKYFNTPRGLLHAVDDVSFFVNRGETLGLVGESGCGKSTLGRAMIRLLEPTSGEVKFWGRDIVGLSKGEMKEMRKKVQIVFQDPYSCLNPRLSVSELIAEPLIVNKFCASRKEMNDRITKLMDTVGLARRLIGAYPHELDGGRRQRIGIARSLALDPEFIVLDEPVSALDVCIQAQVLNLLNQLQKENNYTYVFISHNLSVVKHLSDRIAVMYLGKIVELTDYRTTFKKPLHPYTQALLSAIPIPKVGQKRDRIILEGDVPSPVNPPKGCRFAGRCRFAQDVCRQQSPELNEYEPNHFVACHFTGKIQYAR